The Dethiosulfovibrio peptidovorans DSM 11002 genome has a window encoding:
- a CDS encoding BMC domain-containing protein translates to MGQEALGLIETRGLVAAIEGADAMVKAANVALIGQRLSGAGLVTVMVRGDVGAVKAAVDAGCAAASRVGEVVSTHVIPRPHMDTEKILPAGGVDTLSASND, encoded by the coding sequence ATGGGACAGGAAGCATTGGGATTGATCGAGACTAGAGGGCTCGTAGCAGCTATAGAGGGAGCGGACGCGATGGTCAAGGCAGCCAACGTCGCACTAATAGGCCAGAGGCTCAGCGGAGCCGGATTGGTGACCGTAATGGTACGAGGCGATGTAGGGGCGGTAAAAGCTGCGGTAGATGCCGGTTGCGCCGCGGCTAGCAGAGTCGGAGAAGTCGTCTCCACTCACGTGATTCCCAGGCCTCACATGGATACGGAGAAGATCCTTCCAGCCGGAGGAGTAGATACCCTCTCCGCATCGAACGACTAG